One Nitrospira sp. DNA window includes the following coding sequences:
- the panC gene encoding pantoate--beta-alanine ligase, which yields MKILRSPKAMTAWSHGLRREGVTIGFVPTMGALHDGHRALIRAARLQCDALVVSIFVNPTQFGPAEDLSKYPRPIAKDRALCRQEGVDICFEPTAASMYPEGFQTAVTVPSLASRWEGAVRPHHFAGVATVVTKLFCMVRPDLALFGQKDFQQAALVRRMIDDLNLGVTLIVHPTVREQDGLAMSSRNVYLSAEQRSVAPVLYKSLQAGVAAIRGGMKDGARIQSLMTETLRQQADATIDYLAVCDPHTLDPLQTVASRAVLLGAIRIGSVRLIDNVLVSAPAKKTR from the coding sequence ATGAAGATTCTTCGCTCCCCCAAGGCCATGACGGCCTGGAGTCACGGACTGCGGCGCGAGGGCGTCACCATCGGCTTCGTCCCGACGATGGGCGCGCTGCATGACGGCCATCGGGCCCTGATCCGCGCGGCGCGCTTGCAATGCGACGCGCTCGTGGTCAGCATTTTCGTGAACCCCACACAGTTCGGCCCGGCCGAAGACCTGTCGAAATATCCGCGTCCCATCGCCAAAGACCGGGCGCTGTGCCGACAAGAGGGCGTGGACATCTGCTTCGAACCTACGGCGGCCAGCATGTACCCCGAGGGCTTTCAAACAGCCGTCACGGTCCCCAGCCTTGCGAGCCGTTGGGAAGGCGCCGTCAGACCCCATCACTTTGCCGGCGTGGCCACCGTCGTGACCAAGCTCTTCTGCATGGTCCGGCCGGATCTCGCCCTGTTTGGACAGAAGGACTTTCAGCAAGCGGCGCTCGTTCGCCGGATGATCGACGATCTGAACCTTGGGGTTACATTGATCGTGCACCCGACCGTGCGCGAACAGGACGGGCTGGCGATGAGTTCCCGCAATGTGTATTTGTCCGCGGAGCAACGGTCGGTGGCGCCGGTCCTCTATAAGAGTTTGCAAGCCGGGGTGGCCGCGATTCGGGGAGGCATGAAAGATGGAGCGCGGATTCAATCCCTGATGACAGAGACGCTCCGGCAGCAGGCCGATGCAACCATCGACTACCTCGCCGTCTGCGATCCGCACACATTAGACCCGCTCCAGACCGTCGCCTCACGGGCCGTGCTGCTCGGCGCCATCCGCATCGGGTCCGTGCGGCTCATCGACAATGTGCTGGTATCCGCTCCCGCAAAGAAAACGCGATAA
- a CDS encoding PilZ domain-containing protein, with translation MRDRHCPNCGTPFVRVVAPSRGLDYVLSWFSIDPFRCQLCTHEFRAASLGAGRKQAEKDRRQFTRLATSMEAHVLGSSEVTGTKRVSDISMGGCALSGVSLPKGSFLELRLKPASEADDIHIKAAMVCSVRPDAVGVRFLELRPDAQHRLSQVVLGLLVGQNLI, from the coding sequence ATGAGGGATCGGCATTGCCCGAATTGCGGAACGCCGTTTGTCCGGGTCGTCGCGCCGTCGCGCGGGCTGGATTACGTCTTGAGCTGGTTCAGCATCGATCCGTTCCGCTGCCAGCTCTGTACCCATGAGTTTCGCGCCGCGTCGCTCGGGGCGGGGCGGAAACAAGCGGAGAAGGATCGGCGTCAGTTCACGCGGCTGGCCACATCGATGGAAGCGCACGTCCTCGGCAGTAGCGAGGTGACCGGCACGAAACGGGTGTCCGATATTTCAATGGGCGGGTGCGCACTCTCGGGCGTCAGTCTACCCAAAGGGTCGTTCCTGGAGCTGAGGCTGAAGCCGGCGTCCGAGGCGGATGACATTCATATTAAGGCGGCCATGGTCTGTTCCGTCAGGCCGGATGCGGTGGGGGTGCGGTTTCTGGAGCTCCGTCCCGATGCCCAACACCGGTTAAGCCAGGTCGTGCTGGGCCTCTTGGTCGGACAGAATCTCATCTAA
- a CDS encoding MazG nucleotide pyrophosphohydrolase domain-containing protein, with amino-acid sequence MTDEQAMVEEFHRKFEIAIQAAPTEMSDATKGLRIRLIQEEFDELKESMAAGDLAAVAKEMADLLYVVYGTAVSYGIDMDPVFREVHRSNLSKVGGYKRADGKWVKPPTYSPAQVAPILAAQAGGAIAAPGELTEVAKPA; translated from the coding sequence ATGACCGATGAGCAGGCGATGGTTGAGGAGTTTCACCGCAAGTTCGAGATCGCCATTCAGGCGGCTCCCACCGAGATGAGTGACGCCACGAAAGGCCTCCGTATCCGTCTGATTCAGGAAGAGTTCGATGAACTGAAAGAATCGATGGCCGCCGGAGATTTGGCGGCGGTCGCCAAGGAGATGGCCGATTTGCTGTATGTAGTCTATGGCACCGCCGTGTCCTATGGCATCGATATGGACCCCGTGTTTCGCGAGGTGCATCGTTCGAACCTGAGCAAGGTCGGCGGGTATAAGCGGGCCGACGGCAAATGGGTGAAGCCGCCGACCTATTCACCGGCCCAGGTTGCACCGATTCTGGCCGCGCAAGCAGGGGGCGCAATCGCGGCCCCGGGAGAGCTTACGGAGGTTGCGAAACCGGCATGA
- the rmuC gene encoding DNA recombination protein RmuC, producing MDVGALLLGILVGLLLGTMTSWFLVSSRASRQFQQHSMEQLGRAERAESLAAELRRQAEQDRLEGERLRADLAQAQQARASSDTRVEEAQRHVAEQKQLLDQARQQLLESFQALSNEALKQNNQAFLNLARVSFETLQAKAEGDLSQRQQAIDSLVKPLHESLQRYDEQMRLLEQSRQSAYGGLDQHLKSLAESHQRLQQETGNLVKALRAPTVRGQWGEITLKRVAELAGMVDHCDFVEQETVTGEEGRFRPDMVVQLPGGRQIIVDAKTVLAAYLDAHEAQDDAVRAEALRRHAEQVRSRMDELSLKAYWNQFDRAPEFVVLFLPGEQFLGAALDQDPRLMEEGFARGVVLATPATLIALLRAVAYGWRQEQLTAHAEEAGRLGKDLYERMAVLTEHLNDVGHALGKSVSAYNRAVGSLETRILPAARRFKELGISSEKEIPVLEPAELLPRKSLPFETE from the coding sequence ATGGATGTCGGCGCCTTATTACTGGGAATTCTGGTCGGCCTGCTTCTTGGCACGATGACCAGTTGGTTCCTGGTGTCCAGCCGAGCCTCCCGGCAATTTCAACAGCATTCAATGGAACAACTCGGGCGTGCCGAACGGGCGGAGTCGCTCGCAGCCGAGTTGCGGCGTCAAGCCGAGCAGGATCGCCTGGAAGGGGAGCGGCTCCGAGCCGATCTGGCGCAGGCCCAACAGGCGCGGGCTTCTTCCGATACCAGAGTCGAAGAAGCGCAGCGGCACGTGGCCGAACAAAAACAGTTGCTGGATCAGGCCCGCCAGCAGCTGCTGGAGTCGTTTCAAGCCCTCTCCAATGAAGCCCTCAAGCAAAACAATCAGGCTTTTTTAAATCTCGCCCGCGTGTCGTTTGAAACCCTGCAAGCGAAAGCCGAAGGCGATTTGTCGCAGCGCCAGCAGGCCATCGATAGCCTGGTCAAGCCGCTGCACGAGTCGTTGCAGCGGTACGATGAGCAAATGCGCTTGCTGGAACAATCGCGGCAGTCGGCCTATGGCGGACTGGACCAGCATTTGAAATCCCTGGCGGAATCGCATCAGCGGTTGCAGCAGGAGACGGGCAACCTGGTCAAGGCCCTCCGTGCCCCGACTGTCCGCGGGCAGTGGGGGGAGATCACGTTGAAGCGGGTCGCGGAACTCGCGGGCATGGTCGATCATTGCGACTTTGTCGAGCAGGAAACCGTGACCGGCGAGGAAGGGCGGTTTCGGCCTGATATGGTCGTGCAGCTGCCGGGCGGGCGCCAGATCATCGTGGATGCCAAGACGGTCCTGGCGGCCTATCTCGACGCCCATGAGGCGCAAGATGACGCCGTCCGGGCCGAAGCCTTGCGCCGTCACGCGGAGCAGGTGCGGAGCCGGATGGACGAGCTGTCGCTGAAAGCCTATTGGAACCAGTTCGACCGCGCGCCCGAGTTTGTCGTGCTCTTTCTCCCCGGCGAGCAATTTCTCGGCGCGGCCCTGGATCAGGATCCGCGCCTCATGGAAGAAGGCTTTGCGCGCGGTGTGGTGCTGGCCACGCCGGCCACATTGATCGCGCTCTTGCGTGCGGTGGCCTATGGGTGGCGGCAAGAGCAGTTGACGGCGCATGCGGAAGAGGCCGGGAGATTGGGCAAGGATCTCTATGAGCGGATGGCGGTCCTGACCGAGCATCTGAATGATGTCGGGCATGCGCTGGGCAAGAGCGTCTCCGCGTACAATCGCGCGGTGGGGTCTCTGGAAACGCGCATCTTGCCGGCGGCCCGCCGGTTCAAGGAGCTGGGGATTTCGTCGGAGAAAGAGATTCCGGTCTTGGAGCCGGCCGAGCTGCTTCCCCGAAAGTCGTTGCCGTTTGAGACGGAGTAA
- a CDS encoding PEP/pyruvate-binding domain-containing protein, with protein sequence MTIQFVIPLESCSDRLLAGGKAWGLACLLAEGFPVPPGVCVTTDSYRRFLQGQKIDAEALWLEAIQADGETGRKRLAAVRDRLLQAALPDQILSALTQRLDALQQPPDQLWAVRSSATNEDSADASFAGLYRTSLAVRREQIGASVQACWASLWEDRVLEYHKRIGGAGSMPAMAVVIQPVIRARAAGVAYTIHPVTGQADAVVVNAVPGLAQGLVEGTMPPDQFVLRWDSSASRAAVRERIIASKQSMMLAGAGGMRTEPIDQVQRECPSLADEDVVALAQLAKQVETVWGHPVDVEWAMDERGIWLLQARSVTVVAARAPQPTQACEWSRTNFKETLPDVPSPLGLSFLEQFMDLFLMGPYRKLGCHIPPGLSPVRVHHGRPYLNVSLMHALIEQLHGDPSILAEHMGGQTVTRPLPVHPLGFWAMLRAGLLITWWIGQATRGSSRWFADMKQMAMAYRPDRVQALTLEDVRGRVRACNDEFAAREMTFGIAGGVTQCLQALGYLLPRWLGADWRELLNAALQGRAQAISAQQIIRLAALAEVARRDELVRRLFAESEWEALVGGAALAGTEFRRLFDEYLEDYGQRGVGESDIMSPRFADQPELVLEVLRHQVLAVAAHSPAEIAARQLAVRERALAEIRSRCGWRVHRWAVFSWWYRRLCRFFALREANRHHLMYYAGALRQLLLRAGALLVQQGVLNQREDVFFIRVEEQLDLLRPTARDWRALVQSRKEEHGANVRLTVPDRVMDEGSESQREAPLATGGLWRGIPISAGRATGPARIVRTSADWKKVRQGDILVAPVIDPGMAPLFGIAAGLVVEMGGTLSHGAIIAREYGLPAVANIPGVTVLLQDGERVEMNATTGDVWRPERSPS encoded by the coding sequence ATGACTATTCAGTTCGTGATTCCCCTAGAATCCTGTAGCGACCGATTGTTGGCCGGTGGAAAAGCCTGGGGATTGGCTTGTCTCCTGGCGGAAGGGTTTCCCGTTCCGCCGGGAGTCTGTGTCACCACGGATAGCTATCGCCGGTTCTTGCAAGGTCAGAAGATCGATGCGGAGGCCTTGTGGCTGGAGGCGATTCAGGCGGACGGGGAGACAGGCCGGAAGCGGCTTGCGGCGGTCCGCGATCGCCTTCTGCAGGCCGCCTTGCCGGACCAGATTCTGAGCGCCCTCACGCAGCGGCTCGATGCGTTGCAGCAGCCCCCCGACCAGCTGTGGGCTGTGCGGTCATCCGCGACCAACGAAGATTCCGCCGATGCCAGTTTTGCCGGCCTCTACCGCACATCCTTGGCCGTGAGGCGAGAGCAGATCGGTGCGAGCGTCCAAGCCTGCTGGGCGTCGCTGTGGGAAGACCGTGTCCTGGAGTATCACAAGCGAATCGGCGGTGCGGGATCAATGCCGGCGATGGCGGTCGTGATTCAGCCCGTGATCCGGGCGCGGGCGGCAGGGGTGGCCTATACCATCCATCCTGTCACCGGCCAGGCCGATGCGGTCGTCGTGAACGCCGTGCCGGGCCTTGCGCAAGGGCTGGTCGAGGGCACGATGCCGCCGGACCAGTTCGTGCTGCGGTGGGACTCATCCGCCTCCCGTGCTGCCGTGCGTGAACGGATTATTGCCTCGAAGCAGTCCATGATGCTGGCGGGCGCCGGCGGAATGCGGACCGAACCGATCGATCAGGTTCAACGGGAATGTCCGTCGCTGGCAGATGAGGACGTCGTGGCGCTCGCGCAGCTCGCGAAGCAGGTCGAAACGGTGTGGGGGCATCCGGTCGATGTCGAATGGGCGATGGACGAGCGGGGAATCTGGCTCCTGCAGGCCAGGTCGGTGACCGTCGTGGCCGCGCGAGCGCCGCAGCCGACACAAGCTTGCGAATGGTCGCGCACCAATTTTAAAGAAACCCTGCCGGACGTGCCCAGTCCGCTTGGCCTCTCGTTTCTTGAACAATTTATGGATCTGTTTTTGATGGGGCCCTACCGGAAGCTGGGCTGCCACATTCCTCCAGGCCTGTCCCCTGTGCGGGTGCATCATGGCCGGCCCTATCTCAACGTGAGCCTGATGCATGCGTTGATCGAGCAGCTGCACGGCGATCCCTCGATTTTGGCGGAACATATGGGCGGGCAAACGGTCACCAGGCCGCTGCCAGTCCACCCCTTGGGATTCTGGGCGATGCTGCGCGCCGGCCTCTTGATTACCTGGTGGATTGGCCAGGCCACGCGTGGTTCGTCGCGTTGGTTTGCCGATATGAAGCAGATGGCGATGGCGTATCGTCCCGATCGGGTGCAAGCACTCACACTGGAAGACGTGCGTGGGCGGGTGCGCGCATGCAACGACGAGTTTGCGGCGCGGGAAATGACGTTCGGCATTGCCGGCGGTGTGACGCAATGTCTGCAAGCGCTGGGGTATCTGCTGCCGCGCTGGCTGGGAGCCGATTGGCGCGAGCTGTTGAACGCGGCGCTGCAAGGGCGAGCCCAGGCGATCAGTGCGCAGCAGATTATCAGGCTGGCGGCATTGGCCGAGGTGGCACGGCGCGACGAGCTCGTGCGCCGCCTGTTTGCGGAGTCTGAGTGGGAGGCGTTGGTAGGGGGAGCGGCGCTGGCAGGCACAGAATTCCGCCGGTTGTTCGACGAGTATCTGGAGGACTATGGCCAGCGGGGCGTGGGCGAATCCGACATCATGTCGCCGCGTTTTGCCGATCAGCCTGAATTGGTGCTGGAGGTCCTGCGGCATCAGGTGCTGGCCGTGGCGGCCCACTCGCCGGCCGAGATTGCGGCGCGGCAGCTGGCCGTGCGGGAGCGCGCCCTCGCAGAGATCCGGTCTCGTTGCGGCTGGCGGGTGCATCGGTGGGCGGTCTTCTCCTGGTGGTATCGGCGGCTCTGCCGGTTCTTCGCGCTGCGGGAGGCGAACCGGCATCATCTGATGTATTACGCCGGTGCGTTGCGGCAACTCTTGCTGCGGGCCGGCGCGTTGCTCGTGCAACAGGGTGTGCTTAACCAGCGCGAGGATGTCTTTTTCATCCGGGTGGAAGAACAGCTCGATCTGTTGCGGCCCACCGCGCGTGATTGGCGGGCCTTGGTGCAGTCGCGCAAAGAGGAGCACGGCGCGAATGTCCGCCTCACGGTGCCGGATCGTGTGATGGACGAAGGAAGCGAGTCTCAGCGTGAGGCCCCTCTTGCGACGGGGGGGCTCTGGCGGGGCATTCCGATCAGCGCGGGCCGTGCAACAGGCCCGGCGCGGATTGTCCGAACAAGCGCGGATTGGAAAAAGGTGCGGCAGGGCGATATTCTGGTGGCCCCCGTGATCGACCCTGGGATGGCGCCGCTCTTCGGAATTGCGGCCGGATTGGTCGTGGAGATGGGCGGCACCTTATCACATGGCGCCATCATCGCCCGGGAGTATGGGTTGCCGGCCGTGGCCAACATTCCCGGTGTGACAGTCTTGTTACAAGATGGCGAGAGGGTAGAAATGAATGCGACCACCGGTGACGTGTGGCGGCCTGAGCGCTCCCCCTCATGA
- a CDS encoding glycerate kinase: MRLQIPASPARSVIARLIRAGLEASDPALVLPRIVRREGHILHVGRRRYDLRSFDRVVVVGAGKAAARMVQALERVVGPRLEGGLVVVKKGHRVPTRRVTVMEAGHPIPDRAGLKAAVELRKHVASCGARDLLFVVISGGASSLIPAPVPGVHLADKRRMTELLLRSGATIHDINIVRKHLSAIKGGRLAESTTATMVTLILSDVIGDDLASIGSGPTMPDPSSFQDAIAVLKRYRLWATAPDSIREYLARGRQGVVRETPKPGARFRRVQHEIIGNNAQALAAIEAAARQAGLRTVLFSTALVGEAAQEGEDFAALAERLASGKGMLRRPCCVVAGGEPTVTVTGHGKGGRAQEFAVAAARKIGGLPNIWIAAVGTDGTDGPTDVAGAVVSGGTLEQAKEKGISLRRALLAHDTYRALKSLKSHIVTGPTGTNVNDLYILLAL, encoded by the coding sequence ATGCGTCTTCAGATTCCGGCTTCCCCCGCTCGATCGGTCATTGCTCGGTTGATCCGGGCGGGCCTAGAGGCCTCGGATCCTGCCCTCGTGCTTCCTCGCATAGTCCGCCGAGAGGGCCACATCCTCCATGTCGGACGCCGCCGCTACGACCTGCGGTCGTTTGATCGCGTGGTGGTGGTCGGCGCCGGGAAAGCCGCCGCTCGTATGGTGCAAGCGCTTGAACGTGTGGTGGGGCCGCGCTTGGAAGGCGGGCTCGTCGTGGTCAAGAAAGGCCATCGCGTGCCGACCAGGCGGGTGACTGTCATGGAGGCGGGGCATCCTATTCCCGATCGTGCAGGGCTCAAGGCGGCGGTGGAGCTGCGCAAGCACGTGGCCAGCTGTGGCGCACGCGATCTCCTGTTTGTGGTCATTTCCGGAGGAGCCTCCAGTCTGATCCCTGCTCCCGTTCCAGGGGTGCATCTGGCCGACAAGCGGAGAATGACGGAGCTGCTTCTTCGCAGCGGCGCCACAATTCACGACATCAATATTGTCCGGAAGCATCTGTCCGCCATCAAGGGCGGGCGGCTTGCCGAATCCACCACGGCTACAATGGTCACGCTCATCCTGTCTGACGTAATTGGGGATGACCTTGCTTCCATCGGATCAGGGCCGACGATGCCTGACCCTTCCAGCTTCCAGGATGCCATTGCCGTGCTGAAACGCTATCGCCTCTGGGCCACTGCGCCGGACTCGATTCGCGAATACCTGGCGCGGGGGCGGCAGGGTGTGGTGCGCGAGACACCCAAGCCGGGTGCACGATTCCGGCGCGTGCAGCACGAGATTATTGGAAACAACGCACAGGCGTTGGCGGCCATTGAGGCAGCAGCGAGGCAGGCCGGACTTCGCACGGTGCTCTTCTCGACTGCGCTCGTCGGCGAGGCGGCTCAGGAGGGAGAAGATTTTGCTGCGTTGGCCGAGCGTCTGGCGTCAGGAAAGGGCATGCTTCGGCGGCCTTGTTGTGTGGTGGCTGGCGGAGAACCGACGGTGACGGTCACAGGGCATGGCAAGGGTGGCCGCGCGCAAGAATTCGCCGTGGCGGCGGCGCGTAAGATTGGAGGCCTTCCCAACATTTGGATTGCCGCTGTGGGGACCGATGGGACCGACGGTCCGACCGATGTGGCCGGGGCCGTGGTATCCGGAGGCACGCTGGAGCAGGCGAAAGAAAAAGGAATCAGCCTGCGGCGCGCCCTCCTGGCGCACGACACCTATCGCGCGCTGAAGTCGCTCAAGAGCCACATCGTGACCGGCCCCACAGGAACCAATGTGAACGACCTGTACATCTTGCTCGCCTTGTAG
- a CDS encoding lytic transglycosylase domain-containing protein translates to MAGSHARVGYWILTVLLSCGAGPVMAQAGADPSDVKEAAKSETGLRDLVLPEPLEGQAEPEDRLVILPEIKREGERYFLSSFKLPDKLTFAGQTIPLDNWQVRERIEYEFYQFLEDQGESIILAKRTGRCFPPAEKQLADNGLPDDLKYMLLVESKCIAAAYSKAKASGPWQFIPSTGRRYHLKSDAVLDERRSLEMSTEAAIKYLKYLKDFQQNDWFLAMASYNAGEERVRKLLKEQKITDYWKMHGPRETMRYVPRIIAAKEIYSQPEKYLGLTKKDLYMPVEVETVTVNVKEAQRNLTSIAEEFGTYFLELKMLNPEFKKDVLPKGTYQIKVPRQTCPNRCFKQDKTP, encoded by the coding sequence ATGGCAGGGAGTCATGCACGAGTGGGGTATTGGATCCTGACGGTTCTTCTCTCCTGTGGCGCAGGTCCGGTCATGGCGCAAGCCGGCGCAGATCCGTCGGACGTCAAGGAGGCAGCCAAGTCGGAGACGGGGCTCCGAGACCTCGTTCTTCCTGAGCCGCTGGAAGGGCAGGCGGAACCCGAAGATCGCCTGGTCATTCTGCCCGAGATCAAGCGCGAGGGCGAACGCTACTTTCTCAGCTCCTTCAAATTGCCGGATAAACTGACGTTTGCCGGCCAGACCATCCCGCTCGATAATTGGCAAGTGCGTGAGCGCATCGAGTACGAGTTCTATCAATTTTTGGAAGATCAGGGTGAAAGCATCATTCTGGCGAAGCGCACCGGCCGCTGTTTCCCCCCGGCGGAAAAACAGTTGGCGGACAACGGGTTGCCGGATGATCTCAAGTACATGCTGCTGGTCGAGAGCAAGTGCATCGCGGCGGCCTATTCCAAAGCCAAGGCGTCCGGTCCCTGGCAATTTATCCCTTCGACGGGCCGGCGGTATCATTTGAAAAGTGACGCGGTGCTGGACGAGCGGCGGAGCTTGGAGATGTCCACCGAAGCGGCGATCAAGTACCTCAAGTATTTGAAAGACTTTCAGCAGAACGACTGGTTTCTGGCCATGGCCTCCTACAATGCGGGGGAAGAGCGAGTCCGGAAACTCCTGAAAGAGCAGAAGATTACCGACTATTGGAAGATGCATGGACCGCGCGAGACGATGCGCTATGTCCCGCGGATCATTGCGGCCAAGGAGATTTATTCACAGCCGGAAAAGTATCTGGGATTGACGAAGAAAGATCTCTACATGCCGGTCGAGGTCGAAACCGTGACGGTGAATGTGAAGGAGGCGCAACGGAACCTCACCTCCATTGCCGAAGAGTTTGGCACCTATTTCCTCGAACTCAAGATGCTCAATCCGGAGTTCAAGAAAGATGTGCTGCCCAAAGGCACGTACCAGATTAAGGTGCCTCGACAGACGTGCCCGAACCGGTGTTTTAAGCAGGACAAGACACCCTAA
- a CDS encoding uracil-DNA glycosylase produces the protein MRSLSVLNRHIICCTACPRLVAYRESIASTKRRQFMEQTYWGRPIPGFGDPQARLYVLGLAPAAHGGNRTGRVFTGDRSGDWLYDALHRFGFASQAASTHRDDGMVLTDCYIGATVRCAPPDNKPLPEEFAHCQGFLLDELRLLTQMRVVVALGKIAFDHYLKACQAGGLTKPSPAPKFGHGAAYILPWGITLLGSYHPSQQNTFTGKLTRPMFHSVFARARGELEKPPAPPRTTFISSPGRPNRPKTS, from the coding sequence ATGCGTTCGCTCTCGGTTCTGAATCGACACATCATCTGCTGCACCGCCTGCCCGCGTCTTGTTGCCTATCGGGAATCCATCGCCAGCACGAAACGCCGTCAATTCATGGAACAGACCTACTGGGGGCGCCCGATCCCGGGATTCGGCGATCCACAGGCTCGGCTCTATGTGCTGGGCCTCGCCCCCGCTGCTCATGGAGGCAACCGCACAGGCCGTGTCTTTACCGGCGATCGCAGTGGCGATTGGCTGTATGACGCGCTGCACCGATTCGGCTTCGCCAGCCAAGCGGCCTCAACGCACCGCGACGACGGCATGGTGCTGACTGATTGCTATATCGGCGCGACTGTGCGCTGTGCCCCGCCGGACAATAAGCCACTGCCGGAGGAATTTGCCCATTGCCAGGGCTTCCTGCTGGATGAATTGAGACTGCTCACACAGATGAGGGTAGTGGTGGCGCTGGGCAAGATCGCCTTCGATCACTATCTCAAAGCCTGCCAGGCCGGCGGCCTCACGAAACCATCCCCCGCGCCGAAGTTCGGCCACGGTGCGGCCTATATCCTTCCCTGGGGGATCACGCTGCTCGGGTCTTATCACCCGAGCCAGCAAAATACCTTCACCGGGAAACTGACGCGGCCGATGTTCCACTCCGTATTTGCGAGGGCACGAGGCGAGCTGGAGAAGCCGCCCGCGCCCCCGCGCACCACGTTTATTTCTTCGCCTGGGCGTCCCAATCGGCCAAAAACTTCTTGA
- the fsa gene encoding fructose-6-phosphate aldolase: MKFYLDTANVKEIQEAASLGLLDGVTTNPSLVAKEGRSFKEMLVEICNIVDGPISAEVVSVEADAMVKEGKELAKIHKNIVVKVPLIPEGLKATKRMAAEGIKVNVTLCFSPTQALLAAKAGAWCVSPFIGRLDDISSNGMELIRQIITIYKNYDYKTYVLVASVRHPQHVVEAALAGGHICTMPYSIFQQLVKHPLTDIGLKKFLADWDAQAKK; encoded by the coding sequence ATGAAATTCTATCTTGATACCGCCAACGTGAAGGAAATTCAGGAAGCCGCCAGCTTGGGGCTGCTCGATGGCGTGACGACGAATCCATCCCTCGTGGCCAAGGAAGGCCGCAGCTTCAAGGAGATGCTGGTCGAAATCTGCAACATTGTGGATGGCCCCATCAGCGCCGAAGTCGTCAGTGTCGAAGCCGATGCGATGGTGAAAGAGGGAAAAGAGCTGGCCAAGATTCACAAGAACATCGTGGTCAAAGTCCCGCTCATTCCGGAAGGGCTGAAAGCGACGAAGCGCATGGCGGCCGAGGGGATCAAGGTGAACGTGACGCTCTGTTTCTCTCCGACGCAGGCGCTGCTCGCAGCCAAAGCCGGGGCCTGGTGCGTCTCGCCCTTCATCGGCCGTCTCGACGATATCAGTTCGAACGGAATGGAACTCATCCGGCAGATCATCACCATCTACAAAAACTATGACTATAAGACCTATGTCTTGGTCGCGAGCGTCCGTCATCCGCAGCATGTGGTGGAAGCGGCCTTGGCCGGCGGGCACATCTGCACCATGCCCTACTCAATCTTCCAGCAGCTGGTGAAGCATCCCTTGACCGATATCGGTCTCAAGAAGTTTTTGGCCGATTGGGACGCCCAGGCGAAGAAATAA
- the dapB gene encoding 4-hydroxy-tetrahydrodipicolinate reductase: protein MVKVIVAGAAGRMGCRLVSLVRDSAGLMLAGAIEGRGHHALGKDAGETAGSGRAGVAITDDLGALMDRGEVLIDFSAPEATLEHFRIMAQHRRAMVIGTTGFSPAELDEIKALARQVPCVLSPNMSVGVNLICKVIGEMAKTLGDDYDIEVIEAHHRLKKDAPSGTALKIAEVLASAVNRDLGKVGVYARKGLIGERTKQEIGIQTIRAGDIVGDHTILFGGMGERIEVTHRASSRDTFAGGALRAAQWVVRQPPGLYDMMDVLGLR, encoded by the coding sequence ATGGTCAAAGTCATTGTCGCAGGGGCAGCGGGTCGAATGGGGTGCCGGTTGGTGTCGCTGGTGCGGGATTCGGCCGGATTGATGCTGGCCGGGGCCATTGAAGGCCGAGGCCATCACGCGTTGGGGAAGGATGCCGGAGAGACGGCCGGCTCCGGACGGGCCGGGGTCGCGATTACCGACGACCTGGGAGCCTTGATGGATCGCGGCGAGGTCTTGATCGACTTTTCAGCCCCCGAAGCGACGCTCGAACATTTTCGCATTATGGCCCAGCACCGGCGGGCGATGGTGATTGGCACGACCGGGTTTTCTCCTGCTGAACTCGACGAGATCAAGGCGCTGGCGCGCCAGGTGCCTTGTGTGCTTTCCCCCAATATGAGCGTGGGCGTGAATCTGATCTGCAAGGTGATCGGCGAGATGGCGAAGACGTTGGGCGACGACTACGATATCGAAGTGATCGAGGCCCATCACCGCCTGAAGAAAGATGCGCCCAGCGGCACGGCCCTGAAGATTGCCGAAGTGCTGGCCAGTGCCGTCAATCGGGATCTCGGCAAAGTCGGAGTTTATGCCAGGAAGGGCCTGATTGGGGAGCGCACGAAGCAGGAAATTGGCATTCAAACGATTCGCGCCGGCGACATTGTCGGCGACCATACGATTCTCTTTGGCGGCATGGGCGAGCGCATCGAAGTCACGCATCGCGCCAGTAGCCGGGACACCTTTGCCGGTGGGGCGCTGCGAGCGGCCCAGTGGGTCGTGCGCCAGCCGCCCGGGCTCTATGACATGATGGATGTGTTGGGGCTACGGTAA